The Antarcticibacterium sp. 1MA-6-2 genome has a window encoding:
- a CDS encoding glycosyltransferase family 4 protein yields MEGKTTILMTTDTVGGVWTYSMELCRVLNDYGIKVHLAAMGNWPSQAQQEEAASLDNLLLYKSDYKLEWMQDPWEDVDQAEKWLNSIYHTVQPDIIHFNNYAHRREEWSCPTVTVFHSCVQTWWQAVKGTSAPAAWDKYNELVSDSLNSSDVVVGPTEAILQKAKETHAITSPVKLIYNGKNLKPAENIQKERIILCMGRVWDEAKNLRSLSGMAKDLPW; encoded by the coding sequence ATGGAAGGTAAAACTACAATTTTGATGACTACAGATACTGTAGGCGGCGTATGGACATATTCAATGGAATTGTGCCGTGTGCTAAATGATTATGGGATAAAAGTTCATTTGGCTGCTATGGGAAACTGGCCTTCGCAGGCACAGCAGGAAGAAGCTGCATCTCTGGACAATCTGCTTTTATACAAAAGTGATTATAAACTGGAATGGATGCAGGATCCCTGGGAGGATGTGGACCAGGCAGAGAAATGGTTAAATTCCATTTATCACACCGTACAACCTGATATTATCCATTTCAATAACTACGCACACAGACGGGAAGAATGGTCCTGCCCCACTGTTACTGTTTTTCACTCCTGCGTACAAACCTGGTGGCAGGCTGTGAAAGGCACTTCTGCCCCTGCAGCCTGGGATAAGTATAACGAACTGGTTTCAGATTCGCTGAATTCTTCTGATGTTGTTGTGGGTCCCACGGAAGCAATTCTGCAAAAAGCTAAGGAAACTCACGCAATCACTTCCCCGGTCAAATTGATCTATAACGGAAAGAATCTAAAACCTGCTGAAAATATTCAAAAGGAAAGAATAATCCTTTGTATGGGCAGGGTTTGGGATGAAGCTAAAAATCTTCGCTCCCTTTCCGGAATGGCGAAGGATCTTCCGTGGTAA
- a CDS encoding Gfo/Idh/MocA family protein yields the protein MIATQPKEQKKKELALGFIGVGWIGRNRMEAIRNNTQSRVASIVEPTKENAEEALKSAKEAKIISSTSEMLADEELDGIVIATPSAMHAQQSIEALKAGKAVFCQKPLGRTATEVREVVEASKEANKLLSVDLSYRYTKAFEAIYQLIRNGEIGDIYAVDLVFHNAYGPDKEWFYDIKRSGGGCVMDLGIHLVDLALWSLDFPKITNVRSHLFHQGKKLTSFEEQVEDFASVAMTSEKDNIINLECSWHVSAGRDAVIEARFYGTKGGAAFKNVNGSFYDFKAEKYTGTQTETLVTPPDEWSGRAGVVWANNVLENNSYAPQSGEEFIKTAEIIDRIYGR from the coding sequence ATGATAGCTACCCAACCAAAAGAACAAAAAAAGAAAGAATTGGCCTTAGGCTTTATTGGCGTAGGCTGGATTGGCAGAAACCGAATGGAGGCTATCCGGAACAATACTCAATCCCGGGTTGCTTCAATAGTTGAACCTACTAAAGAAAATGCTGAAGAAGCTCTAAAGTCAGCAAAAGAGGCAAAAATCATATCGTCTACTTCAGAAATGCTGGCAGATGAGGAGCTGGACGGTATTGTTATAGCAACTCCCAGTGCCATGCACGCACAACAGAGCATAGAGGCGCTTAAAGCGGGAAAAGCTGTGTTTTGTCAGAAACCTCTTGGCCGCACCGCCACTGAAGTAAGAGAGGTTGTGGAAGCTTCAAAAGAAGCCAATAAGCTTTTGAGCGTAGATCTTTCCTACAGGTACACAAAAGCTTTTGAGGCGATTTACCAGCTCATCAGGAATGGAGAAATAGGAGATATTTATGCTGTAGATCTGGTTTTCCATAATGCTTATGGCCCGGACAAGGAATGGTTTTACGACATCAAAAGATCGGGAGGAGGCTGTGTAATGGATCTGGGAATTCATTTGGTAGACCTGGCTCTCTGGAGTCTTGACTTTCCAAAAATAACAAATGTAAGAAGTCATCTTTTTCATCAGGGAAAAAAGCTTACCTCTTTTGAAGAGCAGGTAGAAGATTTTGCCAGCGTTGCAATGACTTCAGAAAAAGATAATATAATAAACCTGGAATGCTCATGGCACGTTTCGGCCGGAAGGGATGCTGTAATTGAAGCTAGATTCTACGGTACAAAAGGTGGCGCTGCATTTAAAAATGTCAACGGATCCTTTTATGATTTTAAAGCTGAAAAATATACCGGAACTCAAACTGAAACTTTGGTCACCCCTCCCGATGAATGGAGCGGTCGTGCAGGAGTAGTATGGGCCAATAATGTACTTGAAAATAATAGTTATGCCCCCCAATCTGGAGAAGAATTTATTAAAACTGCTGAAATAATTGATAGGATATATGGAAGGTAA
- a CDS encoding zinc-binding dehydrogenase: MILSPTLQQMPPIQDKTFYRAAVIEAPGKVSVQNLDLPEPGADEVRIKIEGCGICASNIPVWEGRDWFEYPVSPGNPGHEAWGIIDAVGENVDNLTPGERVAGLSYNAYATHDIAKAKDLVVLPDFFDNKPFPGEPLGCAMNIFSRSDIQEGQTVAIVGSGFLGLLLTQLAKSAGAKVIALSRREFSLKAAKEAGADEIITLDDHYQIIEKVKQLTEGRFCERVIEATGKEWPLNLSIELTAERGKLIVAGFHQDGMRNINVQMLNWRGIDMISAHERDSSKYIKGIKAAIDAIEKHEMDPYPFFTHGFSLDEMEDAYKHLTERPDGFIKGLIINNQ; the protein is encoded by the coding sequence ATGATCTTAAGCCCAACATTGCAACAAATGCCTCCTATTCAGGACAAAACTTTTTACCGGGCTGCGGTAATAGAAGCACCGGGAAAAGTTTCCGTCCAAAATCTGGACCTGCCTGAACCCGGAGCAGATGAAGTGCGTATAAAAATTGAGGGTTGTGGGATTTGTGCTTCCAATATTCCCGTGTGGGAAGGAAGAGACTGGTTTGAGTATCCTGTTTCTCCCGGTAACCCGGGACACGAAGCCTGGGGGATAATAGATGCTGTGGGGGAAAATGTTGATAATTTAACTCCGGGAGAACGGGTTGCAGGACTTTCCTATAACGCCTATGCCACTCATGACATTGCAAAAGCTAAAGATCTTGTGGTGTTGCCGGATTTCTTTGATAACAAACCTTTTCCGGGAGAACCGTTAGGGTGTGCTATGAATATCTTTTCAAGAAGTGACATTCAGGAAGGGCAGACTGTTGCCATTGTAGGTAGTGGATTTCTGGGCTTGCTCCTTACTCAGCTTGCAAAAAGTGCCGGAGCAAAAGTAATCGCACTTTCGAGAAGAGAATTCTCCCTTAAAGCCGCAAAAGAGGCAGGTGCAGATGAAATTATTACGCTTGATGATCATTACCAAATTATTGAAAAAGTAAAACAGCTTACAGAAGGGAGATTTTGTGAAAGAGTTATAGAAGCTACAGGAAAAGAATGGCCACTAAATCTTTCTATCGAACTCACTGCTGAAAGAGGAAAATTAATAGTAGCAGGCTTTCACCAGGATGGGATGAGGAATATTAATGTACAGATGCTTAACTGGCGTGGAATCGATATGATAAGTGCTCACGAAAGAGACTCATCAAAATATATAAAAGGAATTAAAGCTGCAATTGATGCAATTGAAAAACACGAAATGGATCCTTATCCCTTCTTTACTCACGGCTTTTCTCTTGATGAAATGGAGGACGCTTATAAACATCTCACAGAAAGACCTGATGGTTTTATAAAAGGCCTGATAATTAACAACCAATAA
- a CDS encoding NAD-dependent epimerase/dehydratase family protein, with product MYKKKEMNNTPIVGILEWFRPGEYDEVKNAIEDFKKLGISHLRTGISWADWYVEGTQDWYDWLFPELSKHVEILPCFLYTPPSLGEREKTSSPPRELKSYADFIDVMISRYGEYFEWVELWNEPNNKVEYDFTLDYSWTKFSEMIIKAGYWAQQKGKKTLLGGMSPIDPNWLQMMGEQGVLEHIDAVGIHGFPHVFDQQWKGWEINIKAVKNILKNFGMEHKEVWVSEVGFSTWQDDEVKQFEEFKKVMGADTQRIYWYSLKDLDPKKSTVGGFHLDEREYHFGLKKEDGTKKLLYKLLEKHGLKKINSHDYITKTYRLEEKEKYTLITGGAGFIGTNLASRLLKEGKRVMVYDSLFRDGVEQNLKWLKEEYGDNLIIQIADINETRILAEIVKYASEIFHFSSQVAVTTSLTNPLLDYQVNLKGTFELLEAIRKSDHQPPLLFTSTNKVYGNLNDVEMKTNETRYVPADKKIQQNGIDEKRALDFHSPYGCSKGAADQYILDYSRSYGLKTAVFRMSCIYGPHQFGTEDQGWVAHFLISALEDNPVVIYGNGKQVRDILFVEDLVDAFVLAAKNIEDLSGEVFNIGGGPQNTVSLIEILEIIKNKAGKEIDISFEDWRTKRSILLCFQHFKISKGHTSWSPKYSVDEGVQALLQWLCETRNIKLNKTIQPSNKELAL from the coding sequence ATGTACAAGAAGAAAGAAATGAACAACACACCCATAGTAGGTATCCTGGAATGGTTTAGGCCTGGAGAATATGATGAAGTTAAAAACGCCATAGAAGATTTTAAAAAGCTAGGAATTTCCCACCTTAGAACAGGAATCTCCTGGGCAGACTGGTATGTGGAAGGAACTCAGGATTGGTATGATTGGCTTTTTCCTGAATTAAGTAAGCACGTAGAAATACTTCCCTGTTTTCTATATACACCTCCTTCTCTGGGAGAAAGAGAAAAAACTTCATCCCCTCCGCGGGAGCTCAAATCTTATGCTGATTTTATTGATGTAATGATCAGCAGATACGGGGAATATTTTGAATGGGTCGAGCTTTGGAACGAACCAAATAATAAAGTTGAATATGATTTTACCCTTGATTATTCCTGGACAAAATTTTCAGAAATGATCATTAAAGCCGGGTACTGGGCACAGCAAAAAGGCAAAAAAACCCTGTTAGGAGGAATGAGTCCCATTGATCCTAACTGGTTACAAATGATGGGAGAACAGGGAGTTCTGGAGCATATAGATGCAGTGGGGATCCATGGTTTCCCCCACGTTTTTGATCAGCAATGGAAAGGATGGGAAATAAATATTAAAGCTGTCAAAAACATTTTGAAAAACTTCGGAATGGAACACAAAGAAGTTTGGGTATCTGAAGTGGGATTTTCAACCTGGCAGGATGATGAGGTAAAGCAGTTTGAAGAATTTAAAAAGGTAATGGGTGCAGATACTCAAAGAATCTACTGGTATAGCCTGAAGGATCTGGATCCGAAAAAATCTACTGTTGGCGGATTTCATCTCGACGAAAGGGAGTACCACTTCGGCTTAAAAAAGGAGGACGGCACCAAAAAATTACTCTACAAGCTCCTGGAAAAACACGGATTGAAAAAAATTAACAGCCACGACTATATTACCAAAACTTACCGTCTCGAGGAAAAAGAGAAATACACATTAATTACAGGTGGAGCAGGTTTTATAGGAACTAATCTCGCCAGCCGACTACTGAAGGAAGGTAAGCGGGTCATGGTATATGACAGCTTATTCCGTGATGGTGTAGAACAGAACCTGAAATGGTTAAAAGAGGAATATGGCGACAACCTGATAATCCAGATTGCAGATATCAATGAAACCAGAATTTTGGCTGAAATTGTGAAATACGCTTCAGAGATTTTCCATTTTTCTTCCCAGGTTGCTGTTACTACTTCTTTGACAAATCCTTTACTGGATTACCAGGTGAACCTGAAGGGAACATTTGAACTGCTTGAGGCCATAAGAAAATCTGATCATCAACCTCCGTTGTTGTTCACTTCTACAAATAAGGTTTACGGAAACCTTAATGATGTGGAAATGAAAACGAACGAAACCAGATATGTTCCTGCAGATAAAAAAATTCAGCAAAACGGAATCGATGAAAAACGTGCTTTGGATTTCCACAGCCCGTACGGATGTTCAAAAGGTGCTGCAGATCAATATATTCTGGATTACTCCCGCTCGTACGGATTAAAAACAGCGGTTTTCCGGATGAGTTGTATTTACGGTCCCCACCAGTTTGGAACCGAAGATCAGGGATGGGTTGCTCACTTTTTAATTAGTGCCCTGGAAGATAATCCTGTTGTGATCTACGGAAACGGAAAACAGGTACGGGATATCCTCTTTGTGGAAGATCTTGTGGATGCTTTTGTTCTGGCTGCTAAAAATATAGAAGATCTTTCAGGAGAAGTATTCAATATTGGCGGTGGACCTCAAAATACAGTGAGCCTTATTGAAATTCTGGAAATCATCAAAAATAAAGCAGGTAAAGAAATAGATATTTCCTTTGAAGACTGGAGAACTAAGCGATCAATATTATTATGTTTCCAACACTTCAAAATTTCAAAAGGCCATACTAGCTGGTCTCCAAAATATTCAGTAGACGAAGGAGTTCAGGCACTACTTCAGTGGTTATGTGAAACCCGAAATATTAAACTTAATAAAACTATACAACCCTCTAATAAAGAATTAGCTTTATGA
- a CDS encoding NAD-dependent epimerase/dehydratase family protein, giving the protein MRTASKKRDFIHVKDVARACRLAMETPEAAGEVFNVGSGNQYTITHIADKLAGVMKKNIAPEVTGKYRVGDIRHCFADTSKTKELLGFEPEVKFEDGLLELAEWLKDQIATDNVNKASTELSSRGLTV; this is encoded by the coding sequence TTGAGGACGGCAAGCAAAAAAAGAGATTTTATTCACGTAAAAGACGTCGCCCGTGCCTGCAGGCTGGCAATGGAAACTCCTGAAGCTGCCGGAGAAGTATTTAATGTCGGAAGTGGTAACCAATATACAATCACACATATTGCCGATAAACTTGCAGGTGTAATGAAGAAAAATATAGCTCCGGAAGTAACAGGAAAATACCGTGTCGGCGATATCAGGCATTGCTTTGCAGATACAAGTAAGACAAAAGAACTGTTAGGTTTTGAACCGGAAGTTAAGTTTGAAGATGGGCTTTTAGAGCTTGCAGAATGGTTAAAAGACCAGATAGCGACAGACAATGTAAACAAAGCAAGTACTGAACTTTCATCCAGAGGATTAACCGTATAA
- a CDS encoding NAD-dependent epimerase/dehydratase family protein, with the protein MPERPAYLNPEVELQIGDVRNPDDVKKALKNVDAVFHLAAMVGVGQSMYQIRDYTDVNNLGTATLLEALIENPVEKLVVASSMSIYGEGLYKDESGNKKMECERELEDLKNDRWEMYDNGKELKPVPTPEDKKPNLSSVYALSKYDQERLCIMTGKAYNINTTALRFFNVYGTRQALSNPYTGVLAIFASRLLNNNPPLIFEDGKQKKRFYSRKRRRPCLQAGNGNS; encoded by the coding sequence ATCCCGGAGAGACCTGCTTATTTAAATCCGGAAGTTGAACTGCAAATAGGAGATGTAAGAAATCCTGATGACGTAAAGAAAGCCTTAAAAAATGTTGATGCGGTTTTTCATCTTGCAGCTATGGTTGGTGTAGGTCAAAGTATGTATCAAATAAGGGATTATACAGATGTAAATAATTTAGGGACCGCTACTCTGCTGGAGGCTTTAATAGAAAATCCTGTAGAAAAACTGGTTGTTGCATCCAGTATGAGTATTTATGGCGAAGGACTTTATAAAGACGAAAGCGGCAATAAAAAAATGGAATGTGAAAGAGAACTGGAAGATCTGAAAAATGATCGTTGGGAAATGTATGATAACGGCAAAGAATTAAAACCAGTTCCCACTCCTGAAGATAAAAAACCAAATCTGTCTTCTGTTTACGCTCTTTCAAAATACGATCAGGAGCGGCTATGTATTATGACAGGAAAGGCTTACAATATTAATACTACCGCTCTTAGATTCTTCAATGTTTACGGTACGCGCCAGGCTCTTTCCAATCCCTATACAGGAGTGCTGGCGATTTTTGCTTCCCGTTTATTAAATAATAACCCGCCTCTAATCTTTGAGGACGGCAAGCAAAAAAAGAGATTTTATTCACGTAAAAGACGTCGCCCGTGCCTGCAGGCTGGCAATGGAAACTCCTGA
- a CDS encoding NAD-dependent epimerase/dehydratase family protein — protein MKKQILITGGAGFIGSHLADELLNKGYKVRVLDNLSEQVHGESRRDLLI, from the coding sequence ATGAAAAAGCAAATCTTAATCACTGGAGGGGCAGGATTTATAGGCTCCCATCTTGCAGACGAACTTCTTAATAAAGGGTACAAAGTGAGAGTGCTCGACAATCTTAGTGAACAGGTTCACGGCGAATCCCGGAGAGACCTGCTTATTTAA
- a CDS encoding SDR family oxidoreductase: MQKAALPKTALVTGGSSGIGRAIANKFSENKIKVAVADIKDLPGDHEDILYKNCDVSESGDVEELYSWTVDTIGHPEILVINAYLGIQEKLTEGDPEKWQKIINTNIMGALRCIRAFTPNMIEQKKGHVVIISSVAAGQPHPYGGIYSATKTALEVIAETLRLETVPHLKITVISPGITDTSFFPINWREIPV; encoded by the coding sequence ATGCAGAAAGCAGCCTTACCAAAAACAGCCTTAGTAACCGGAGGAAGCAGCGGGATTGGTCGTGCTATTGCAAATAAATTTTCAGAAAATAAAATAAAAGTCGCAGTTGCCGACATTAAGGATTTACCCGGAGACCATGAGGATATTTTATATAAGAACTGTGATGTATCTGAAAGTGGTGATGTGGAGGAATTGTACTCCTGGACTGTTGATACAATAGGACATCCCGAAATTCTTGTGATCAATGCTTACTTGGGAATACAGGAAAAACTTACAGAAGGTGATCCTGAGAAATGGCAAAAAATCATTAATACCAATATTATGGGGGCACTTAGATGCATTAGAGCCTTTACCCCTAATATGATTGAACAGAAAAAAGGACATGTAGTGATTATTTCTTCAGTAGCTGCAGGACAGCCTCACCCTTACGGAGGCATATACAGTGCTACAAAAACGGCTCTGGAAGTAATAGCGGAAACTTTAAGACTGGAAACAGTGCCACACTTAAAGATCACAGTTATTAGTCCCGGTATCACAGATACCAGTTTTTTTCCAATCAACTGGCGGGAAATTCCAGTGTAG
- a CDS encoding CBS domain-containing protein: MGIKSFQGRRAEPEKLESAPILVEHYMTTSLITFSKDQLVIEVMEALVKNKISGAPVVNERMELVGIISDGDCMKQISECRYYNMPIGDKRIEEFMESNVYTIDKKINIFDCASLFYKHGYRRFPIVENGRLIGQISRKDILCAAMKLRGQNWHC; the protein is encoded by the coding sequence ATGGGAATTAAAAGTTTTCAGGGTAGAAGGGCAGAACCAGAAAAGCTGGAGAGTGCTCCTATATTAGTTGAGCACTACATGACAACTTCACTTATTACCTTCTCCAAAGATCAATTAGTCATAGAAGTCATGGAAGCCCTTGTAAAAAATAAAATTTCAGGAGCTCCTGTTGTCAACGAGAGAATGGAGTTGGTAGGAATAATTTCTGATGGGGATTGTATGAAGCAAATTTCAGAATGTCGTTACTACAATATGCCAATTGGAGATAAACGAATTGAAGAATTCATGGAATCTAATGTTTATACAATTGATAAAAAAATAAACATTTTTGACTGCGCTTCTCTTTTTTACAAACATGGATACCGCAGATTTCCGATTGTTGAGAATGGAAGATTAATTGGACAGATTAGCAGGAAAGACATCCTGTGCGCAGCAATGAAACTAAGGGGACAAAACTGGCATTGTTAG